Below is a genomic region from Flavobacteriales bacterium.
AGAGAGACGGATGTCAAAGCCCAGAATATCATCGATGAAGCAGACGTCAAGGCACAGGCCTTGGTCACCAGTGCACAAACCCGAGCAGATGCCTTGTTAGAATGAGAAGCACATTTCTTTACATTCTCCTTTTCATCCTCTTCTCCTCCTCCGCCTTTGCACAGTGCGAATGTGAGGCCGATAAGAAATACGATAAACTCTTGTCCCAAGCCGAGGATAAGAAGAAGTACGATCTACGCAAACGCATCGCATTCTTGGAAGATGCCAGGGAACTTCAAGAGGATTGTCCGCGAGCCGATTTTCGATTGGGTGAGCTCTATTTCATACGGGCAAAGACTTCTTCCAATATCTCATACCGTCAAGCACAAGAATATTTCGAACCCTTGTCTCAGCGATGCCCGGACTATCACAGTGACATCCACTATTATCTAGGGGTCATCTATTACTCGCAAGAAGATTGGTCCAAGTCGCTGGAAAGCTTCGATCGCTTCATCGATTTCCCTTTGGACGACCCCAGCAAGCTGGCAAGGAATTACGAGCGCAAGCGATCGGATGTAGAAGGAATCATCTCTGAGGTCCAGTTCAATGCAGAGATATTCGGCAATCCCGTTCCCTTCGACCCGGTGAGGGTGAGCGGTATCAGTACATCTTCTGATGAGTATCTACCCATGCTCTCTCCTGACAATGAGCGCATCTACTTCACCCGTAAGTACACCAAAAAGGCCAAAGGAGATCTATACGGTAGGCAGGTAGAAGAATTCACACAGAGCATGCGGGATGGGCTGGAAAGCGATTTCAGTCGGGGCAAGGCCATGCCGGCTCCTTTCAATCTAGGCGATAATTACGGAGGGGCCAGCCTCTCGGTCAACAACAAGGAGATGTACCTCACGGTATGCAAGCCCGATCCCTCGGGATATCCGAATTGCGATATCTATGTCACGCGCTACGCCAAACAATTCAATGAGCGTACCGAGGAGCAGGAGTACACCTGGACCGAGCTGGAGAATCTGGGAGGCGGTGTCAACACAAAGGACGGTTGGGAAGCACAGCCCTCACTCAGTGCAGATGGGAATACCCTCTATTTCGCTACGGCCCGTGAGAGCTCTACTGAGAATGCAGAAGGAGGCAAGAGCATAGATATCTATTACAGTTTGAGAGGGAGCGATGGCAGATGGGGTAAGGCACGGAGTATCGGTGAGCAGATCAACGGTCCGGGCAATGAGAAATCCCCCTTCATGCACGGTGACAGCCGTACACTCTACTTCGCCTCGGATGGCCTTCCAGGAGTGGGAGGCTATGACATCTTCTACAGCCGTCTGCAAGATGATGGGACATGGACCGAACCCAAGAACATGGGCATTCCCATCAATACACCCGAGGATGAGCACGGTCTCATCGTGAGTACAGATGGGAGATTGGCTTACTATTCCTCCAATAAGATACAGGGGGCAGAAGGCTTGGATGTATTCCGATTCGAGATGCCTGAAGCGGCCCAACCCGATCAGGTGATACTGGTGCGCGGAGATGTCAAGGATGAGGACGGTGAGATCGTAGAGGATGCCCGCATACAGCTCAATTATCTGGACAGTAAGAAAGTAGAGCGCGTGGAGATAGACCCCGATGATGGTAGCTACGCCACCATCATCAATGTGGAGCAAGAACCTGTGGTGATGACCATCGAGAAGAAGGACCATGCCTTCGAGGCCAAACTATTCACCGAAGAAGTGGCAGAACAGAGTGTCATTGCAGAGGTGGATCTCACCGTGCAGAAGGTGGAGGTCGGCAAGCCGTACACCATCAACGATATATACTATCGCAGTAACTCGGCCGATATCGATGAGAACTCCAAACTGGTCTTGAATCAATTCGCAGACTACCTCGCCCGTAATCCAAGTCTGCATATCTCCATCCACGGTCATACCGATAACATAGGCTCAGATGCAGATAATCTTACACTCAGCACAGAAAGGGCCTTCGAGGTGATGACCTATCTCCAAGAATTGGGCATACCTGGGTCTTCACTGAGTTTCAAGGGTTTTGGAGCGAGCAGACCCATTGCAGATAATGCCACAGCAGAAGGACGCGCCAAGAATCGGAGGACCGAGTTCATCATCGAAGCGAAATAATGACCCAGGTCACCTCGTGATTCCACAATTTCCATCAACTTTGGCATCAAAGCGAATCAAGAATAGAACAACTATGATCAGAACAGGATTGATGCTTCTCGGAGCAAGTATGATATTGGCCTGCGGAGGACAACAGGCCCAAGAGAATGTGGTAGAAGGCCAAGCGACCGATGTCCGTTCCTATGGTGCGGTGATCACCGCTGATGATGTGATCGATGCCGATATGTTGCTCACCGAGTTGGAAGAGACCGATACGGTGGCATGCGCATTCAGTGGGACCATTCAGGAGACCTGCGCCAAGAAAGGCTGCTGGATGACCTTGGATGCAGGCATGGATGATGAGATGCGCGTGAGGTTCACCGATTACGGGTTCTTCGTGCCAACAGAAGGACAGAGCGGCAAGAAGACCGTGGTCAAAGGCATCGCTTATAAGTCTGTCACACCGGTGGACGAATTGAAACACTATGCCGAGGACGCGGGTAAATCCAAAGAGGAGATCGATGCCATCACAGAGCCAGAGGTCTCAGTTGCCTTCTTGGCCGATGGGGTCTTGATCTACGATTGACCATATCATCCTACCGAAACTATGAAAGGCCACTCATCGAGTGGCCTTTTTTCATTGCTCTTGATTCGAAGGACAAGAGCCTCTAACTGAGGTCAAGTGCCTTGCAAAGAAGTAAAGTCGATGCCTTCTCCCGGCCAACAAAAAACCCCATCCTTGAAAGGACGGGGTTCCATTTGAATGTCTTCAACAGGATCAGTCCTGCTTCTTGAAGTGCACGCGCTCC
It encodes:
- a CDS encoding DUF4920 domain-containing protein, with the translated sequence MIRTGLMLLGASMILACGGQQAQENVVEGQATDVRSYGAVITADDVIDADMLLTELEETDTVACAFSGTIQETCAKKGCWMTLDAGMDDEMRVRFTDYGFFVPTEGQSGKKTVVKGIAYKSVTPVDELKHYAEDAGKSKEEIDAITEPEVSVAFLADGVLIYD
- a CDS encoding OmpA family protein, which translates into the protein MRSTFLYILLFILFSSSAFAQCECEADKKYDKLLSQAEDKKKYDLRKRIAFLEDARELQEDCPRADFRLGELYFIRAKTSSNISYRQAQEYFEPLSQRCPDYHSDIHYYLGVIYYSQEDWSKSLESFDRFIDFPLDDPSKLARNYERKRSDVEGIISEVQFNAEIFGNPVPFDPVRVSGISTSSDEYLPMLSPDNERIYFTRKYTKKAKGDLYGRQVEEFTQSMRDGLESDFSRGKAMPAPFNLGDNYGGASLSVNNKEMYLTVCKPDPSGYPNCDIYVTRYAKQFNERTEEQEYTWTELENLGGGVNTKDGWEAQPSLSADGNTLYFATARESSTENAEGGKSIDIYYSLRGSDGRWGKARSIGEQINGPGNEKSPFMHGDSRTLYFASDGLPGVGGYDIFYSRLQDDGTWTEPKNMGIPINTPEDEHGLIVSTDGRLAYYSSNKIQGAEGLDVFRFEMPEAAQPDQVILVRGDVKDEDGEIVEDARIQLNYLDSKKVERVEIDPDDGSYATIINVEQEPVVMTIEKKDHAFEAKLFTEEVAEQSVIAEVDLTVQKVEVGKPYTINDIYYRSNSADIDENSKLVLNQFADYLARNPSLHISIHGHTDNIGSDADNLTLSTERAFEVMTYLQELGIPGSSLSFKGFGASRPIADNATAEGRAKNRRTEFIIEAK